A window of Bacillus sp. DX3.1 genomic DNA:
CTCTAATATTTTCAACAACAGGATTTAATGTAAACCAACCGTGTTTTTCCTGAAGAGATTTCTTTACATCTGATAATTCAGCTACCGTCCGCGCTGTATTCATCGATCTAATTCGGAGCTCTTTCTCTTCTTTTTGTTGAATATTTGCGATGATAACAATACCACCTATAAGCAATGAAAAAATAACTACTACATAGGATAAAATTGTAATTTTCCAGCGAATTGGTAATTGTTTCATTAACTATCCCCCCTTTCATCTAAAGGCACCTTTACGAATTAAAATCTTCTCGGTATGCTTACCATAACAACCTAAGAGGAGGTTTAAGATGAAAAAAATAGCTATTATCATACTCTTTTTCATCGCTTTCATTGCTAGCTCTTTCTTTGTAGGGTACCATAACTTTTCTTCTCAAGATGCCATTTCGTATGACGATGATCAAGAAGGACTTAAAGAACAAATTGTTTTTAAATTTAGCCACGTTGTTGCAGAAAATACCCCTAAGGGACTTGCTGCCAGTAAGTTTGCTGAACTTGTTAATGAAAAATCAAATGGCGATATAAAAATAGAAATTTTCCCTAACGGAAGCCTATATTCCGATATAGAAGAAATCCGCGCATTAAAGGCTGGACAAGTTCATTTTATTGCTCCCTCTACATCAAAACTCGGCATGTTATCTCAAGAATGGGGCGTCTTAGATTTACCATTTGCTTTTCCGAATTATGAAGCCATTCAAGAAGGCTTAAACGGAAAAATTGGAGAACAATTACTTCAGTCCTTACAAAAAGATAACATTAAAGGTCTTGCCCATTGGTCAAATGGTTTTAAACAAATCACCTCGAATAAAGGACCTATTTATACCCCAAAAGATATACAGGGACAGTCCTTTCGCATTATGCAAAGTGATGTAATTCAATCTCAGTTTGATTTACTAAAGGCTGACGCCCATCAAGATTCCTTTAACTCCACATATAAATTAATTGAAAGTGGTAAAGTTGATGGTGAAGAAAATACAATTTCAAATATCTACTCTAAAAAATTCTATAACGTTCAGAACTATTTGACAATTAGTAACCATGGATATTTAGGCTATGCCGTAATGATGAATCAAAAAACATGGAATCAACAGACTAAGAAAACGAAGCGAATATTACTTGAAGCAATGAAAGAAGCCACCGCTTGGAACAATCAGCAGGCCAATCGAATGAATGAAGAACAACTCGAGCTTATTAAACAAAATTCACCCATCCAAATTCATAAACTAACTGATGCAGAAAGGAAAGAATGGGAAAAGGCACTAGCCCCTATATATGAAGATCTTGCTCCTACAATTGGAGAAGAATTGGTAAATGATTTGAAGGCATTACAGAAAAAGTATTAAGTTTTTAAAGTTAGTAACTAAAAAAGAAAAAGAGTATTTTTTAATACTCTTTTTTCACATCATCATTCTATATAAATACCAATTAAAAAACCGACATAAAACCCTTCTTTTTAGGTGGGGGAGAGCATCCGGCCATGCATAGAAGCGATCAGATCCTTTTCCTGCTCCATGCCAAGTGAAAACAAAGAGAGAAAACGGGTGCATGTCACCATTTGTTATCCATAGCCGCGGCTATATGTCGAAAAATCAAAATGGATTTATATATATCAAAATAATATTGTGATATTACTAATCAAACTCTTGAAATATATAATTTTGAAGAACGAAAAGAACTCTCCCCGAATAAGAATTTGATTTACTATTGCTTCTGTCACGATTAAATTTCACATCCATATTCGATATATAAATAATAAAACTTTGACTTACTGGGAAAAATAAGGTACATTATCAAATGAACGAACATTTTTAGTTATAATTAATAAAACATTCGTATTTAGAGGTGTAAATGATGGAAAACGTATTCGACTATGAAGATATTCAATTAATTCCTGCAAAATGTATAGTAAATAGCCGTTCTGAGTGTGATACAACTGTAACCTTAGGTAAACATACATTCAAATTACCTGTAGTACCTGCAAATATGCAAACAATTATAGATGAAACAATCGCAACTTACCTAGCTGAAAATGGTTATTTCTATGTAATGCATCGCTTTGAACCAGAGAAACGTATATCCTTTATTCAGGATATGCACTCACGCGGATTAATCGCATCTATTAGTGTTGGAGTTAAAGAAGAAGAGTATGGATTTGTACAACAATTAGCAGAAGAACATCTTTCACCAGAATACATTACAATAGATATTGCACATGGTCATTCCAATGCTGTAATAAAAATGATTCAACATATTAAAGAATACTTACCTGAAAGTTTTGTGATTGCAGGAAATGTAGGAACTCCAGAAGCAGTAAGGGAGTTAGAACATGCTGGTGCTGATGCAACAAAAGTAGGCATTGGACCTGGTAAAGTATGTATTACGAAAATTAAAACTGGCTTTGGCACTGGTGGTTGGCAATTAGCTGCGCTACGTTGGTGTGCAAAAGCAGCAAGCAAACCAATTATTGCTGACGGAGGCATTCGTACACATGGTGATATAGCTAAATCAATTAGATTTGGTGCAACTATGGTTATGATCGGTTCATTATTTGCTGGACATGAAGAATCTCCAGGAGAAACAATTGAAAGAGATGGAAAACTCTATAAAGAATACTTTGGCTCAGCTTCAGAATTCCAAAAAGGTGAAAAGAAAAATGTGGAAGGCAAAAAAATGTTTGTCGAACACAAAGGCTCTTTAGAAGATACATTGATTGAAATGGAGCAAGATCTTCAGTCTTCTATTTCTTATGCTGGCGGAACTAAATTAGAAGCAATTCGTACTGTAGATTATGTTGTCGTTAAAAACTCAATTTTTAACGGTGATAAAGTATATTAAGAGTTATCTATTATTTTTATATTTATTAAATAGGTGAGCAAGATACTTTATTTAGTGCTTGCTCACCTTTTATCTTATACTTATTTATTTTTCAGGGTTTTATTTAAATTATTTTTAACCTCAAAATAATATTTGATCTTTATTTCTTCAGAACGTAATATAAAACTCAGAGTTTTATGATCTCTCTCTGGTTCAGGCTACTGTTTTAACAGCATTATTATTAAGTCTCATTTACTTATGATACAGTTCACTGTAACAAATTAACCTGCAATTTTCTAAACATACAAAGATACCCCGTATTATTTCATATATTGCTCAACTAATTCATAACATCTTTATTTTGTAGTTGTTGCCAAGGATTCAATATATCCTACCCTTCCTAATGTTCACGTTGTTTTTCCTTTAATGCTTTCATTTCGTTATTAGAAAGTTGTGTTTTTAGTACACCGTAAATCTCGTTTAAAGCATCATCCCACACTTTATTTTTTTAATTGCTCCTTTTTCTCTCAATATCACTATCTTTTCTCCATACTTCTTCTCCTCATAAAGAGCTTCGCTTTTTTATTCCGTTTAAACTACCTGTTATACTAGAGAGTCTTAATCCACTATTTAAATTTTAATGTAACTTTAGTTTATCCCGCATTAACGGGCAGTAATACCCCCACTGATTAAAGTTTCACTTTATAAAAAATATGATAAAATCGTATCTATTAAATTTATAGTCATTATGTTGTGAGCATTTTGCAAAATTGAACACTTATTTAGCGAAAGTGTTCAATTCTATTCAGTGGCCACAGTTATACTAATTAACAAAAAAACGCTGGCATCAAGAGCTTTTATAAGGAGAGAAAACATGAGAAACCTTTATAAAAAGAAGTGGATATACCTGGTTCTATGTATTTTTTTCAGTGCATTTTTTTTCAATGCCTTAAACCATTTGCGAAACTCCTCTAATTCAAAAACTTTTTATTATACACCTATTACGCCTGAGCAATTTGGAGCAACTGGACTTGGTAAAGAATTCGATACAAAAGCTTTACAAAAAGCCATTAACAGTGGTTCACACCTTATTTTAGAGAGTGGTGCTACCTATCTCATTGATAAACCTCTTATTATCAATCATTCTATTAAAATTGAAACAAGTAAAAAGAACGGAAAACCAGCTATAATTTTACAAAAAAATAAAGATAGTGCACTTATTTTTAAAAATGATCCCGTGAAATCAACTTATGTAAAACAAACAATTACCCCTAATCAATCTTATGTTGTATTAGAAAGTACAGAAGGAATGAAAATTGGTGATCTACTACATTTAAAGTCTGATAAGTTATGGTATTGGGATAATCGGCGTTATTTGACTAAAGGTGAATTACATAAAATCACAAAAATCCAGGGAAATAAAGTGTATCTTGAAAGCCCAACAAATGAATATTATAAAATAAAAGAAGAGGAAAAAGTTACAGCCACCACATATCCTGAACAAAATCTAGAATTGTATAACATTTCATTCAAGCATCCAAAACCTCAAAATACAACAATGCTAAAAATAAATTATGCGAGCAACGCCAGAATAGAAGGTATTTCTGTAATAAATTCTAAAATAACAGGTATTTTCCTAAACAAAACATTTCATACATATGTTTCGAATAGCTATGTAGAACTAGGTACAACAAAAGAAATACCAACTGGTTATGGTATACAAGATTACGGAGGGTTAGGAAACGTTATTACAACCAGTACCTTTAAAAAAGTGAGACGTGGAGTAGACTTTTCCGGAGATACACCATCTCGTTATGGAACAGTTTCCTATTCAAAATCCTTTGGATATAAAAAAGGTACATTGGCAGCAGGAAACAGTGGCTTTGGTACCCACTCAACAGCTGAACATATTGTCTTTGAAAATAATTATATTGAAAATTTCAATCATGCTTTTATTACACGAGGAAATCATATTTTAATCAGAAATAATATATTAAAAGGTTTTAGTCAAGGTTTCGTAACTACTTCATATGGTGATAATGTGAAAATATGGGATAATGTGTATGAGAGTAAAAATGGGAGCAAGTTAGATTATTTCGCAATTATTCATAAGCAATACCACGGAGCGTTTACTGTAACAGAAAATACTATCAATGGCCTGACTGGACCATTGATTAAAAAAAATTCAAAAAATATTCGTTATCTACACGTTAACTCTAATCATACTATGCCTTAAAATAAAAAGGAGTTTATCAATTTAAACTCCTTTTTAAAAAATCACTTATGATAAGGCTCACTGCGTTATATCTAAATGAGATAATTCCATTAATTTCACATTTCGTTTTTGTTCCTTGAGATCTGTTTATATAAATCCATTTTGATTTTTCGGCATATAGCCGCGGCTATGGATAACACAGGGTGACCTGCACTCGTTTTCTCTCTTTGTTTTCAATTGGCATGGAACAGGAAAAGGATCTGACCGCTTCTATGCATGGCCGGATGCTCTCCCCCACCTAAAAAGAAGGGTTTTATGTCGATTTTTTAATTTGTATTTATATAGTGGTCTTAACTAATTAATTCTTTTTATGATTTCAGCAGGAGTAATGGATTGGGATGAATCCGTCTAACTTACTCAATCCTGGCCATTTTCCTATCTATTTTCCAAATCTTTTGCGATATCCGCATTTTCTACATAGTTCTTCCACTGCCACTCTTTGTGAAAATCCATCTACAAGATTTTTCGCTCTATCTCCTTCGATAATATCAGAAAATGAGGCATCATTAATATTTCCAAGGTTGATAACTCCCTCACCATCTAAACAACAAGGGATAACAGTCCCGTTCGCTAAAATACCTGCCTGATTTCGAAGACCATAACAGAAACCCTTCCCGTCGTCCTCTTCTTCATGTAATGCAGGCCATTGAAACTCATAATCTTGATTGATGAAGATGCGGTCCGCAATTTTCACACCACTCCCTGGTGTGACCTTCTCTTCAATTTTGTAGTTTAAATCAAATTCTTTCTCAATGATTTCTAACAAATTTCTGTTTCGTTGTCTTTCAAGATTCGTCGCATTATCTCGTGTGAGATTCCATAGTCTGAGCGAAACAATCATTTCCGATTGACTCGTTGCTTCTTTAATAAAAGAAAGTATACTCCTTACATATCCTTCCTTATCTTTAGAACCAGCATGGCCATCAAAGCTATGAAGTGAAAAATTCATCTGTCTTATTGCAGGTTTATTTAATAACTTGTGCTTCCTTTTATTAATCAATGTTCCATTGGTTGTAATATTAACTTTAAACCCTTTTTCATGACTTAAATCTAACAATTGATCTATTTTAGGATGGAGCAGTGGCTCACCTTTTACATGTAAATAAATGTAGTCTGTGTGAGGTTTAATTTGGTCTAATCTCTTAGAAAAATCCTCCACAGAAATGAATTGCTTCTGCCGTTCTGTTGGCGGACAAAAGCTGCATGCGAGATTACATACACTTGTAATCTCTAAGTAAAACT
This region includes:
- a CDS encoding lysozyme inhibitor LprI family protein — encoded protein: MWDDALNEIYGVLKTQLSNNEMKALKEKQREH
- the guaC gene encoding GMP reductase, translated to MENVFDYEDIQLIPAKCIVNSRSECDTTVTLGKHTFKLPVVPANMQTIIDETIATYLAENGYFYVMHRFEPEKRISFIQDMHSRGLIASISVGVKEEEYGFVQQLAEEHLSPEYITIDIAHGHSNAVIKMIQHIKEYLPESFVIAGNVGTPEAVRELEHAGADATKVGIGPGKVCITKIKTGFGTGGWQLAALRWCAKAASKPIIADGGIRTHGDIAKSIRFGATMVMIGSLFAGHEESPGETIERDGKLYKEYFGSASEFQKGEKKNVEGKKMFVEHKGSLEDTLIEMEQDLQSSISYAGGTKLEAIRTVDYVVVKNSIFNGDKVY
- a CDS encoding radical SAM/SPASM domain-containing protein translates to MKKFKKFYLEITSVCNLACSFCPPTERQKQFISVEDFSKRLDQIKPHTDYIYLHVKGEPLLHPKIDQLLDLSHEKGFKVNITTNGTLINKRKHKLLNKPAIRQMNFSLHSFDGHAGSKDKEGYVRSILSFIKEATSQSEMIVSLRLWNLTRDNATNLERQRNRNLLEIIEKEFDLNYKIEEKVTPGSGVKIADRIFINQDYEFQWPALHEEEDDGKGFCYGLRNQAGILANGTVIPCCLDGEGVINLGNINDASFSDIIEGDRAKNLVDGFSQRVAVEELCRKCGYRKRFGK
- a CDS encoding TRAP transporter substrate-binding protein, which codes for MKKIAIIILFFIAFIASSFFVGYHNFSSQDAISYDDDQEGLKEQIVFKFSHVVAENTPKGLAASKFAELVNEKSNGDIKIEIFPNGSLYSDIEEIRALKAGQVHFIAPSTSKLGMLSQEWGVLDLPFAFPNYEAIQEGLNGKIGEQLLQSLQKDNIKGLAHWSNGFKQITSNKGPIYTPKDIQGQSFRIMQSDVIQSQFDLLKADAHQDSFNSTYKLIESGKVDGEENTISNIYSKKFYNVQNYLTISNHGYLGYAVMMNQKTWNQQTKKTKRILLEAMKEATAWNNQQANRMNEEQLELIKQNSPIQIHKLTDAERKEWEKALAPIYEDLAPTIGEELVNDLKALQKKY